Below is a genomic region from Dehalogenimonas sp. THU2.
CTATTCAACTGGTCAGGGGAAGAGGTCATGAATTATACCGCTGCGGAGTTGGGGTCTTCGTGGGATGAAAATGGTGCGTTGCATGACTTCAGCGGGGTCATGGTGATAACTTCATCGATCGGTGGTTCCAGTATCTGGGGACCCGCCGTTCAATCAGCCTTCCTTCCCTTATATCTCACTGCCATGTTCCATAAGTGCCGGAATTGCGGTAAGTGCTGCCGGGCGTTCGATTCTAAATTAGCCAGGGGGGTTGAGCTTACGGCGGCGGAAGCGCATACCTTGCAATCATTCTGTCGCGTGACCAGAAGAGCCGGAAAACACCTGCTCAAATATCCCTGCGCTCTGCAACAGAATCATAAATGTACCCGGTACATACATCGGCCGTTTTGTTGCCGCGCTTTTCCCGTGGTAAACGAATCCGGACCTGACTTATCGGTTTCCCTGGCCGTATTCATGGCATGTCCGGCCGGCAAGGGAACTTATGTTACCGCTTCATTGTTCCTCCAGGAATTGCGGCAACTGGCGCGGAACCTCGGGCATATCGATCGTGAACTCAGTTTTGCTGATTTGGAGCAGCTAAAAACCAAATTCGACCCGAATAGTGTTTCACCGGCAGATATGGAATATATCAAAGAAACAGCCCGGCAATTGGGCCTGGAGACGGAGTAGATGGGAAACCCAGAAGAACAACGACCGCAAGATTTCCTTGGCGCCGTCAGAAAGATAGTCGCTAAAGAGACCGCTAAAAAACCAGCGCTGCCAGATAGTGCATCAAACACTTCATCGATTGAACCGGTGAGGGGACTGACGCGCTTCGAACTTGAAAAGAATTGGGATGAAGAAGCGGCTCGCAACGGTGTCGAGCGTATAATGGGCATCTCTTCATTAAGATTCAACAAGAGTAATCCGTTCTGGGGCCAGGGAAAACTCATGGATTTCCTGCCCCTCTACCTGGTTGCCCGGTTTCTCAAGTGCCAGCAATGCAGTCGTTGTTGCCGGCCGAATTTCCTCTATTGGGATAAAGGGGTGGTGCTTTCTCGCGAAGAGGCCTTGCGCCTCAAGCATCTCTGCAAGCTGGAAAAACGCAACGGTGTTTTCATTATGAAGTACCCCTGCCCGCTGCTGAATGGCAAGCACT
It encodes:
- a CDS encoding YkgJ family cysteine cluster protein, whose protein sequence is MNYTAAELGSSWDENGALHDFSGVMVITSSIGGSSIWGPAVQSAFLPLYLTAMFHKCRNCGKCCRAFDSKLARGVELTAAEAHTLQSFCRVTRRAGKHLLKYPCALQQNHKCTRYIHRPFCCRAFPVVNESGPDLSVSLAVFMACPAGKGTYVTASLFLQELRQLARNLGHIDRELSFADLEQLKTKFDPNSVSPADMEYIKETARQLGLETE
- a CDS encoding YkgJ family cysteine cluster protein; this translates as MGNPEEQRPQDFLGAVRKIVAKETAKKPALPDSASNTSSIEPVRGLTRFELEKNWDEEAARNGVERIMGISSLRFNKSNPFWGQGKLMDFLPLYLVARFLKCQQCSRCCRPNFLYWDKGVVLSREEALRLKHLCKLEKRNGVFIMKYPCPLLNGKHCRHYRSRPAGCRLFPFNRWYDDAAGEEGLGVLMHCPAAKEFYVTVSLFMPILFKFVAERVQAGAEGFTFEDLDVLSAKFGPNKISPEDLNYILEKAGIS